The following nucleotide sequence is from Barnesiella viscericola DSM 18177.
TGGCGCGTGTGCGTAACACACAAAGACCCGTCTACGGCTTCTTCATCGACCACTCCCTCGATGCCATCACCATCTGCATCATGTGTATCGGAGCCGGATTGTCGCCGATGTTCCGCCTCGATGTAGCCATGCTGGTACTGGCCGGTTATCTGGTACTCTCGATTTATACCTATATCTCGACCATCGTCAAAGGGAAATTCCTGCTTACCTACGGCAAGCTGGGACCCACCGAATTGAGACTGGTCATTATCCTCATCAACACCGTGTTCATCTACACGTCGCTCGAAGACCTCAAATGGACTATCGGCGGCCAGACACTGGGGCTGTTCGACATCGCCGGTCTCTTCATCGCCTGCTTCCTCTTCATCGCCTGGCTGGTACAATTTGTTACCGACCGTCGCCTGCTGGCTCAGCAAGACCCGTTGAAACCCTTCCAAAAATAAAAGACAGTTGTGAAAGCTGGAATACTGAAACTGCGTATTTATCTGCAATTCGTAGTCAGTCGCCTGTTTGGTACAGGGGTCGACACGTTTG
It contains:
- a CDS encoding CDP-alcohol phosphatidyltransferase family protein, encoding MGKETSERIQTSLLNAAEKKALVWLAQRQPSWVTSDFLTYTGLIGAVICALGFILAHIDKNYLWLSSFGLFVNWYGDSLDGTLARVRNTQRPVYGFFIDHSLDAITICIMCIGAGLSPMFRLDVAMLVLAGYLVLSIYTYISTIVKGKFLLTYGKLGPTELRLVIILINTVFIYTSLEDLKWTIGGQTLGLFDIAGLFIACFLFIAWLVQFVTDRRLLAQQDPLKPFQK